The Rhodococcus sp. ABRD24 genome contains the following window.
GTTCGGATGCCCCGGGCCATCGGCCACGGGCTGTCAGGGAGAGGAGACTGGTTGCCATGGCTGATCCTGCACGGGCACGCCGGCTCGCGAAGCGAATCAACACCATCGTTGCGACGGCGATCGACCACGAGATCAAGGATCCGCGGCTGGCGTTCGTGACCATTACCGACGCGAAAGTGACCGCGGACCTGCACGACGCCACCATCTACTACACCGTGATGGGCGAGGACCTGGACTCCGAGCCCGACGTGGCAGCCGCGGCGGCGGGGCTCGAGAAGGCCAAGGGCGTGCTGCGCTCGAAAG
Protein-coding sequences here:
- the rbfA gene encoding 30S ribosome-binding factor RbfA — protein: MADPARARRLAKRINTIVATAIDHEIKDPRLAFVTITDAKVTADLHDATIYYTVMGEDLDSEPDVAAAAAGLEKAKGVLRSKVGAGTGVRFTPTLTFVADTVPDTARHMEELLARARAADDAVAQARAGAKPAGDADPYKEPRTAGDGEPAGGDASSPEDD